From one Sardina pilchardus chromosome 6, fSarPil1.1, whole genome shotgun sequence genomic stretch:
- the LOC134083068 gene encoding glutathione S-transferase kappa 1-like isoform X2, which yields MASSRKVLELFYDVVSPYSWLGFEVLCRYRHVWNVDLKLRPAFLSGVMQSSGNKPPGLVPNKFLYMTKDLERLAQYFKVPLSSPSNPFEAMFEKGSLTAMRFVTAVAEKHTDGDAQVEKVSRELWMRIWSKDQDITKPASLTEAGLKAGLSANEIEELLKLAQSQPIKDKLKAATTKAMDYGAFGFPLIVCHVDGKPEAFFGSDRFELLAHCIGEKWVGPQPSKPSAKM from the exons ATGGCCAGCTCCAGAAAAGTGTTAGAATTGTTCTACGACGTTGTATCTCCGTACTCTTGGCTTGGATTCGAG GTGCTCTGTCGCTACAGACATGTATGGAACGTTGATCTTAAATTGCGACCAGCCTTCTTGTCAGGTGTTATGCAAAGTTCAG GTAACAAGCCCCCAGGTCTGGTCCCGAATAAGTTTCTGTACATGACCAAAGACTTGGAACGTCTCGCTCAGTATTTCAAAGTACCCCTATCCTCTCCTTCAAACCCCTTTGAGGCCATGTTCGAGAAAG GTTCTCTCACAGCCATGCGCTTTGTGACTGCAGTGGCTGAGAAGCACACTGATGGTGATGCCCAGGTGGAGAAAGTCTCCAGAGAGCTGTGGATGAGAATCTGGAGTAAAGACCAAGACATCACCAAGCCTGCGTCACTCACAGAG GCGGGTCTAAAGGCTGGACTGTCAGCCAATGAGATTGAAGAGTTGCTGAAGTTGGCCCAATCCCAGCCAATCAAAGACAAACTGAAGGCTGCCACAACGAAAGCAATGGATTATGGG GCTTTTGGTTTCCCTCTGATTGTCTGTCACGTGGATGGGAAACCTGAGGCGTTCTTTGGCTCAGATCGTTTCGAGCTGTTGGCTCACTGCATAG GAGAGAAGTGGGTGGGACCACAACCAAGCAAGCCCTCTGCCAAAATGTAA
- the LOC134083068 gene encoding glutathione S-transferase kappa 1-like isoform X1, whose translation MVWPVYTFVIPQMASSRKVLELFYDVVSPYSWLGFEVLCRYRHVWNVDLKLRPAFLSGVMQSSGNKPPGLVPNKFLYMTKDLERLAQYFKVPLSSPSNPFEAMFEKGSLTAMRFVTAVAEKHTDGDAQVEKVSRELWMRIWSKDQDITKPASLTEAGLKAGLSANEIEELLKLAQSQPIKDKLKAATTKAMDYGAFGFPLIVCHVDGKPEAFFGSDRFELLAHCIGEKWVGPQPSKPSAKM comes from the exons TCTATACATTTGTAATTCCACAGATGGCCAGCTCCAGAAAAGTGTTAGAATTGTTCTACGACGTTGTATCTCCGTACTCTTGGCTTGGATTCGAG GTGCTCTGTCGCTACAGACATGTATGGAACGTTGATCTTAAATTGCGACCAGCCTTCTTGTCAGGTGTTATGCAAAGTTCAG GTAACAAGCCCCCAGGTCTGGTCCCGAATAAGTTTCTGTACATGACCAAAGACTTGGAACGTCTCGCTCAGTATTTCAAAGTACCCCTATCCTCTCCTTCAAACCCCTTTGAGGCCATGTTCGAGAAAG GTTCTCTCACAGCCATGCGCTTTGTGACTGCAGTGGCTGAGAAGCACACTGATGGTGATGCCCAGGTGGAGAAAGTCTCCAGAGAGCTGTGGATGAGAATCTGGAGTAAAGACCAAGACATCACCAAGCCTGCGTCACTCACAGAG GCGGGTCTAAAGGCTGGACTGTCAGCCAATGAGATTGAAGAGTTGCTGAAGTTGGCCCAATCCCAGCCAATCAAAGACAAACTGAAGGCTGCCACAACGAAAGCAATGGATTATGGG GCTTTTGGTTTCCCTCTGATTGTCTGTCACGTGGATGGGAAACCTGAGGCGTTCTTTGGCTCAGATCGTTTCGAGCTGTTGGCTCACTGCATAG GAGAGAAGTGGGTGGGACCACAACCAAGCAAGCCCTCTGCCAAAATGTAA